A window of the Nibribacter ruber genome harbors these coding sequences:
- a CDS encoding TMEM175 family protein, protein MNKNRLEAFSDGVLAIIITIMVLEIKVPHGTDWQALAPLLPVFLSYVLSFIYIGIYWNNHHHMLHSASKVNGSILWANLHLLFWLSLIPFATGWMGENSFAPAATALYGGILLLCSIAYWVLEQTIIQKNGKDSILAKAIGQDLKGKLSPLLYLTGIALSFWSPWAANGVYVLVALMWLIPDRRIEKVYEEN, encoded by the coding sequence ATGAACAAGAACCGGTTAGAAGCATTTAGTGACGGCGTGTTGGCCATCATCATCACCATTATGGTACTGGAGATTAAGGTACCGCACGGCACCGACTGGCAAGCCCTGGCCCCGCTCCTGCCCGTGTTCCTGAGCTACGTGCTCAGCTTTATCTACATCGGTATTTACTGGAACAACCACCACCACATGCTCCACAGCGCCAGCAAGGTAAACGGAAGCATTCTCTGGGCCAACCTGCACCTGCTCTTCTGGCTGTCTTTGATTCCCTTTGCCACCGGCTGGATGGGCGAAAACAGCTTCGCGCCGGCGGCTACGGCCCTGTATGGCGGCATCCTGCTTTTGTGCTCTATTGCCTATTGGGTACTGGAGCAGACCATCATCCAAAAGAACGGCAAAGACTCAATACTCGCCAAAGCCATTGGCCAAGACCTGAAAGGCAAACTCTCCCCGCTCTTGTACCTGACAGGCATAGCCCTCTCCTTCTGGAGCCCCTGGGCCGCGAACGGTGTCTATGTGCTGGTGGCGTTGATGTGGTTGATACCGGATAGAAGGATTGAAAAGGTTTATGAGGAGAATTGA